A genomic window from Luteolibacter sp. LG18 includes:
- the ptsP gene encoding phosphoenolpyruvate--protein phosphotransferase — MAETAVEPEVIYQGIPASPGIAIGPLHVMARGFSAPEVYEIEEADVSREQERFHEALDVTKRQLAELQQRLESLSGGKESDIFEAHQMLLEDRAVVDRVSDAIAERCQNAEYAFYAVMQNFLEAMRRIPDPYLRERTADIEDVCQRVLRNFKAEEAEVRHVAPSDGQHILVAYDFSPSDTAAMNRRHILGFAAELGSVNSHTAILARALGIPAVLGLDGTVIDLQTLTPGILDGYAGKLILHPTAETLARYETLSAEKAKVRSALEAMKGAATDTTDGRAITLSANVELIDELPLVKRSGAKGIGLYRTEFLLLNGEEMPDEAQQADVYTKLAKELSPHTVIVRTLDAGGDKLPVEPLTDPEPNPFLGWRGIRVSLSRPAMFKDQLRAILRASAHGKIAVMFPLVSGLSEVKRARTILRECMDEFDKANIPFNHELPVGVMIEVPSAAVCADLLAPEVDFFSIGTNDLIQYTVAVDRVNPHVADLYRPTHPAVIRLIKKTIDAGNDHGIWTGVCGEMAGDIRLTPLLIGLGVEELSVGPHQVPRVGQAVRSLSHAECAAMSDEALKKAHSYEILGLSLSLARKYYGNLLD, encoded by the coding sequence ATGGCAGAGACCGCAGTTGAACCGGAAGTCATCTATCAGGGGATTCCCGCATCGCCGGGCATCGCCATCGGTCCGCTGCACGTGATGGCCCGCGGGTTTTCCGCGCCGGAAGTGTACGAGATCGAGGAAGCCGATGTCTCCCGTGAACAGGAGCGTTTCCACGAAGCGCTGGATGTGACGAAGCGCCAGCTCGCGGAGCTCCAGCAACGCCTGGAATCCCTCTCCGGCGGCAAGGAAAGCGACATCTTCGAGGCCCACCAGATGCTGCTGGAAGACCGCGCCGTGGTCGACCGTGTTTCGGATGCCATCGCGGAGCGCTGCCAGAACGCCGAGTATGCGTTCTACGCCGTGATGCAGAACTTCCTGGAGGCGATGCGCCGCATCCCGGACCCCTACCTGCGCGAGCGCACCGCGGACATCGAGGATGTCTGCCAGCGCGTGCTGCGGAATTTCAAGGCCGAGGAAGCCGAGGTCCGCCATGTGGCTCCGTCCGATGGCCAGCACATCCTCGTCGCCTACGATTTCTCGCCGTCCGACACGGCCGCGATGAACCGCCGCCACATCCTCGGTTTCGCCGCGGAGCTGGGCAGCGTGAACTCCCACACCGCCATTCTCGCCCGCGCGCTCGGCATCCCCGCCGTGCTCGGCCTGGACGGCACCGTGATCGATCTCCAGACGCTCACGCCCGGCATCCTCGATGGCTACGCCGGCAAGCTGATCCTCCATCCCACCGCGGAAACGCTGGCCCGCTACGAGACCCTCAGCGCCGAAAAGGCGAAGGTCCGCAGCGCGCTGGAGGCGATGAAAGGCGCGGCCACCGACACCACCGACGGTCGCGCGATCACCCTCTCCGCGAACGTCGAGCTCATCGACGAACTGCCGCTGGTGAAACGCAGCGGTGCCAAGGGCATCGGCCTCTACCGCACCGAATTTCTGCTGCTCAATGGCGAGGAAATGCCGGACGAGGCCCAGCAGGCGGACGTTTACACCAAGCTGGCGAAGGAACTCTCCCCGCACACCGTGATCGTCCGCACGCTGGACGCCGGCGGCGACAAGCTGCCGGTGGAGCCGCTGACCGATCCCGAGCCGAACCCGTTCCTGGGCTGGCGCGGCATCCGCGTCTCGCTCTCGCGGCCCGCGATGTTCAAGGACCAGCTCCGCGCGATCCTGCGCGCCAGCGCCCATGGCAAGATCGCCGTGATGTTCCCACTCGTTTCCGGCCTGTCCGAGGTGAAGCGCGCCCGCACCATCCTGCGCGAGTGCATGGACGAGTTCGACAAGGCGAACATCCCCTTCAACCACGAGCTGCCGGTGGGCGTGATGATCGAGGTGCCCAGCGCCGCCGTCTGCGCCGACCTGCTCGCGCCGGAAGTCGACTTCTTCTCGATCGGCACCAACGACCTGATCCAGTACACCGTGGCGGTGGACCGCGTGAACCCGCACGTGGCGGACCTCTACCGGCCCACCCACCCGGCCGTGATCCGGCTCATCAAGAAGACCATCGACGCCGGCAACGACCACGGTATCTGGACCGGCGTCTGCGGTGAAATGGCCGGTGACATCCGCCTCACCCCGCTGCTCATCGGCCTCGGCGTGGAGGAACTTTCCGTCGGCCCGCACCAGGTCCCGCGCGTCGGCCAGGCCGTGCGCTCGCTCAGTCACGCCGAATGCGCCGCGATGTCGGACGAGGCGCTGAAGAAGGCGCACAGCTACGAGATCCTCGGCCTGTCGTTATCGCTGGCGCGGAAGTACTACGGGAATCTGTTGGATTGA
- a CDS encoding gamma-glutamyl-gamma-aminobutyrate hydrolase family protein, whose amino-acid sequence MHASASPARPVVLIASCKRELDGFPTYTIRNNYIEALTLVGCQGLIVPEPAAGDFSTLLAVADGILFNGSPSNVHPSHYGEEVHDPSLPQDRDRDAWTLPLIRLALERGIPLFGICRGYQEMNVALGGSLHQAVHEVPGFFDHRPDDGDPLEKRYAIAHSVEVVPGGLLEGILGAPSIEVNSVHGQGVNRLAPSLRAEAKAPDGLVEAFTCPGAKGFNLAVQWHPEWRPQDHPASLKVLQAFGDACLRHHQDRASVTAAHEAVFPG is encoded by the coding sequence ATGCACGCGTCCGCTTCTCCCGCCCGCCCGGTGGTGCTCATCGCCTCCTGCAAGCGCGAACTCGACGGCTTCCCGACCTACACGATCCGGAACAACTACATCGAGGCGCTCACCCTCGTCGGCTGCCAGGGGCTGATCGTGCCGGAGCCCGCGGCGGGGGATTTCTCGACGTTGCTGGCGGTGGCGGACGGCATCCTGTTCAATGGCTCGCCCTCCAACGTCCATCCTTCCCACTACGGCGAGGAAGTCCACGACCCCTCGCTGCCGCAGGACCGCGACCGCGATGCCTGGACGCTGCCGTTGATCCGGCTGGCGCTGGAGCGGGGGATTCCCCTTTTCGGCATCTGCCGCGGCTACCAGGAAATGAATGTCGCGCTCGGCGGCAGCCTCCACCAGGCGGTGCACGAGGTCCCGGGTTTTTTCGACCACCGGCCGGACGATGGTGACCCGCTGGAGAAACGCTACGCCATTGCCCACTCCGTGGAGGTCGTTCCGGGCGGTTTGCTGGAGGGCATCCTCGGGGCCCCGAGCATCGAGGTGAACTCCGTGCACGGCCAGGGCGTGAACCGTCTGGCACCTTCGCTCCGCGCCGAGGCGAAGGCTCCCGATGGCTTGGTCGAGGCCTTCACTTGCCCGGGCGCGAAGGGGTTCAACCTCGCCGTCCAGTGGCATCCGGAGTGGCGGCCGCAGGACCATCCGGCGTCGCTGAAAGTGCTCCAGGCGTTCGGCGATGCCTGCCTGCGCCACCATCAAGACCGCGCCAGCGTCACCGCCGCCCATGAGGCGGTGTTTCCGGGATGA